The genomic region CGTACTCTTTAAGAATATCCGTAAACTGCTCATAGCATTCATCAAGTGCATCAAGCACCTTACCTATTGGAAGTGTTTGTATTTTTCCATACAGCTCAGTTATTTGGTCAACAGAGACATTCATTGGGCGTCGATGAGATATCTCGATCAAAAAGTTTTTATATAAGGAAAAAATCATTGTTGCACATTCACGTAAAAATATATGTGGGTGTATCGATTTAAATGAGTCTAGAAATAGTTTCCATGTTTCAAATAATGGATCCAAACTGCTTTCTTGCAACATTTTTATCGCGCAAAGTTTTGTTAGACCATGCTCGTAAGATACGTTTGAGTCGGTATATAAAGAATCTGTTAGTGGACGCGCAGCGGGCAAAACCTGCACCTTCTTGTTTTTTTTGTTAAACTGAGCAAAAACTTTGATGTGCCGATTTAAGCGATTGATGACGTAGTCTATATCAAAATCTTCGGCAACCGAACGTGCACATACACTAGTTACCAACACAGTACAAGCCACAAAGGGAAAAAATAATAATTTATTGAGCATAACCCTCTCCTTATGGTTAGTAATTGATAATTACTCATATGATAACAACAAAAAATATAATTAAAAAGTTTCTACATAGTGTGCGCTGGAATACTATTGAAACAGTAGTATATCACAGTGTATTGCTTACGCATCAGGTATGCTTATATAGGGTGGCGCCAGCACCTATTTATGGGCTTGCAGGTACCTTTTTTTCGTTATTCTATTTGGCTCTTACGGTTGTCAATATGGGACTTGATCATGCAATGTCCTCATTTTTTTCATATGCAATACAAAATAAGAAACAATTTAAAAAAATCATTGGCAGTCAGCTGGCGATATCATTTGTGATGCTTACACTTACTTCATGTACTTTTTGTTTTGCACAAAAAACGTTCTCGCTCTTTCTTGCGTTTATTATTGCAAGTTTATTTATCACCGAAAGCGTAAAAAAAACACTTCTCGTGTTGTTACAACTTGCTTTCTTTAATAAATATACTACCGCAATAGAAGTTAGCTCAATTGTGCTTTATGTTGGATCTGTTTGGATTGGTTATTATTCTGGTATCAAGTTTTCACTTTACCTGATTTTTGTTCCAATGCTTGTATACTCAGGCCTAAGTGTTGCACTACTTTTCCTTTTTGTGTATAAGCTGTACCTGCAGTTACCAGACACGGTTTTTGAGTGTAAAAAAGTAAATTCATCAACAAAAAATATTGTTGTTACTCGTTTATGGACGTGGGTTAACCAAGTTAGTCACAGCATTTTTTCTAGTAACTTTTTAGTACCACTTTTTGCATACCAATTCGGCTTAACATACGCCGGCATTTTAAAGCTAATCAGCACAATATCACACTCAGTAACATCAATTATTAGAAAAATTGGTGGAATAACAAGTAGCGCACTTTTTGCTTCCACAAAAACAGAAGATCAAGTTGTTTGGCAGAAAAGTTTTTTAGCAGTAACAAGTACCATTAACCAAATACTATATGGTATTATTATTTTTTTTAGTATCAATTGCATCAAAATTCTGGCAATAAAACACATTCCACTTTCTGGATTGAGTGTATCGCTGGTATATTTTTTTATGATGATCACACTCTCCGAAAGTCTTTTTGTTTCGTACGAATCATTTTTGATCACACACGAATATGCTCACTATGTTGCCTTTTTTAACCTTATTACTATGGGAGCTATATACATAACATATGCAATAACACGCCTTGGCCCTTTACAGACTATAGTATTACTATTGGCAATACGTATCATAACATTTTGTATTTTGAGTTTTTTTACTTTCTATCAATGGCAACTCCGGCCATCATGGCACATCAAGCCAGCATGGCTGGTGTATGCAATTGCTGCATCACTCGTATTTTTTATATTTGCATAAAAAAATACAATATATTAAATTAAAGATGTTTATATGTGTTACATCGACTCAAAATTACGATCTGATCGATATAATAAAAGCACCTTCATATATCAGCGATAATAAACGAATCGCATGGAGGATATACAAATCTATATAAAAAGGCAAAAAGATTCTTACAGTTAAAATATGGTCACAATAAAAGCAATTATCTGTTTTTCGATTCGAAGGAAAATTTTTTTATTTTTTACAGTAAAAAATAATTAAAATTACAAATCATTTCTTTTTGGGCGAGACAAAAATAAAAAAACTATCTTTACGTCCAGTCCGAAATTGTTTTTATTTGATAATTTTAACAAAGTCCCAAGTTAAAATTCACTCAGATGCAAATTGTTTCTATCTGAGAAAATACTACCTAATTAATTCTACTTCAAATTCAGAGAGGGCGATATCAGACAGTTATTTTTTTTGAAAAATCAATGACATATTTTTGTACAAATTTAGCACTCAAAGCTTCTGACTGTGAACTATCTTTTTGTCAGTGCCGAAACAACACTGTCTTCCCCAGTAAAGCCAAGCCGGTTCGCAAATTCAATGGGTGTTTCGTTGTTCTTATTTTTTATATTGGTACGCAATGCAGCACCGAACTCTTTACGTACAATTTGTATCCACGCCTTGTCTCTCATGCCAACTGCAAGGTGCAGCATAGTATTACCTTCGTTGTTTTGAACATTTATATTAGCACCGGCTTTTTTTAGTTTTTTCATGAGGCTAAGGCGTTCGACAAGATTGTCAATCTCTAATATGTAATGAATTGAGTGTTGGCCGCGGCTATTTTTAGCATTAACATTAGCTCCTTTTTCAATCAAAAGTTCTGCTATTTTGTAGCTCTGCGGAAAATCTCCATTAAAACATGCTATATGTAAAGCTGTATTTCCATCACCGTCATCGGAAACGAGATCAAGATTTGCACCCTTTTTAATAAGAAATTGTGCTGTTTCCAATTGTGCATTACCAGCAGCGTACATAAGTCCTGTTTGGCCAAACTCGTTTCTTATGTCAACATCATCTGTTGCTTGTTCAATTGCTTTTTTTACTTTCCGTGACCCTGCTTGGGGGGTAAACCATACCTTACCAACTATATATCGTGTGCCTATAATAGCAATGCCCAAAAAAACAACCCCTATTTTGATAAAAAGTGCTTGCAGTAAAAATTTTTTCATCTTGTTCATTGGACTTCTCTCCGTAGTATACACAGCATATTCAAACCCAGAATACCAAGACGAAAATATCGGCGCAATCTTTTAAAAAAAGATAAAAAGATATTGTTATGCTATAATATTCTCCATGAATAAACAACACTTATTGCGCATGTTTTCATCTGCTATTGGCTGGAATGCCTTTTCTTATACCACCTATAAAATTTTATACACAGGATTATTGTTCTTGCTCTACCAAAGACTTACCACT from Candidatus Dependentiae bacterium harbors:
- a CDS encoding ankyrin repeat domain-containing protein, encoding MNKMKKFLLQALFIKIGVVFLGIAIIGTRYIVGKVWFTPQAGSRKVKKAIEQATDDVDIRNEFGQTGLMYAAGNAQLETAQFLIKKGANLDLVSDDGDGNTALHIACFNGDFPQSYKIAELLIEKGANVNAKNSRGQHSIHYILEIDNLVERLSLMKKLKKAGANINVQNNEGNTMLHLAVGMRDKAWIQIVRKEFGAALRTNIKNKNNETPIEFANRLGFTGEDSVVSALTKR